One genomic region from Campylobacter concisus encodes:
- a CDS encoding molybdopterin oxidoreductase family protein, giving the protein MEEIVKTTCPYCGTGCGIDLIVQNGRIVDAKPSKDHHVNDGELCLKGMFGWEFVNSPKRLNRPMMRKLNGVYDKHGELEEVSFEEVYDFLADKFKSTVAKYGPSSIMGFSSARSNNEDNYVFQKFFRAQGSNNVDHCARLUHAPTVAGLASTLGNGTMTNDLVEFATDTDVFLLIGTNTSECHPIIAMQMQRGLQRGAKMIVVDPKRTDMAKKADIFLQIPIGANIKTLNTMMHVIIAENLQDSEFIEKYSEGFEYLKEAVKDFTPERFERETGIKKELIIEAARMYAKAGAAAICYTMGITQFSDGTSNVFSLSNLAVLTGNLGKKGAGVNPLRGQNNVQGACDMGALPNVIPAGAVNSPYAQEQARKVWHFELNPVPGFKLTQAPDKMDSGELKVLYVYGENPVMSDPWTEHFVHAVHHLDCFIVQDLFFTESAHKADVVLPAAGWGEKDGTFINTSRRVQRTRKASEPVSGVEPDWKVVCNIANRMGLEGFDFASPEQIWNELRELMPKFFGGISYYRLGKLGGISWPCPDEEHPGTPVLYADHKSMLPGGKFRFAPVLYLDDKNERAKAEAEFRAKMNIPEGYPVGSGALSEVPDEVYPCLFTTGRKVYHYHTGTMTRECPALEYGAGIEGALIEVSPDIARERELEEGCYALVQNKRGQIAAKLRVNPDLKEGTIFTTFHYSEADGNELANAGDPDPLSGITPLKMTIANIRRLSEEEFIKFREQNEMSMHSANPYLSPVRA; this is encoded by the coding sequence ATGGAAGAGATCGTAAAGACCACCTGTCCATATTGCGGTACGGGCTGCGGCATCGATCTTATCGTGCAAAATGGTAGAATCGTAGATGCCAAACCCAGTAAAGACCATCACGTAAACGACGGCGAGCTTTGCTTGAAAGGAATGTTCGGATGGGAGTTCGTAAACTCTCCTAAACGCTTAAACCGACCGATGATGAGAAAGCTAAACGGCGTCTACGACAAGCACGGAGAGCTTGAAGAAGTGAGTTTTGAGGAGGTTTATGATTTCCTCGCGGATAAATTTAAATCCACCGTCGCAAAATACGGCCCAAGCTCGATCATGGGCTTTAGCTCCGCGCGCTCAAATAACGAAGACAACTACGTTTTCCAGAAATTTTTCCGCGCCCAGGGCAGCAACAACGTCGATCACTGCGCTCGTCTTTGACACGCTCCTACAGTGGCAGGTCTTGCCAGCACGTTAGGAAACGGAACGATGACGAACGATTTAGTCGAATTTGCGACCGATACGGACGTGTTTTTACTCATCGGTACCAACACGAGCGAGTGCCACCCGATTATCGCTATGCAGATGCAGCGCGGCCTTCAGCGCGGCGCAAAGATGATCGTCGTGGATCCGAAGCGCACTGATATGGCCAAAAAAGCCGATATTTTCTTGCAAATCCCGATCGGAGCGAATATCAAAACGCTAAATACGATGATGCACGTCATAATCGCCGAAAATTTGCAAGATAGCGAGTTTATCGAGAAGTACTCCGAGGGATTTGAATATCTAAAAGAAGCGGTTAAGGACTTTACGCCTGAGCGTTTCGAGCGAGAAACCGGTATAAAAAAAGAGCTCATCATAGAGGCAGCTAGAATGTATGCTAAAGCAGGCGCGGCGGCGATTTGCTACACGATGGGTATCACGCAGTTTAGCGACGGCACGTCAAACGTCTTTTCGCTATCAAATTTAGCCGTTCTAACGGGAAATTTGGGTAAAAAGGGCGCGGGCGTAAATCCTCTGCGCGGTCAAAACAACGTCCAAGGCGCATGCGATATGGGTGCGCTGCCTAACGTCATCCCGGCCGGCGCGGTAAACAGCCCTTACGCACAGGAGCAAGCGCGCAAAGTATGGCACTTTGAGCTAAATCCGGTTCCGGGCTTTAAGCTAACGCAAGCGCCCGATAAAATGGATAGCGGCGAGCTAAAAGTCCTCTATGTCTACGGCGAAAACCCCGTAATGAGCGATCCTTGGACCGAGCACTTCGTCCACGCCGTGCACCATCTAGACTGCTTTATCGTGCAGGATTTGTTTTTCACAGAAAGCGCGCACAAGGCCGACGTCGTATTACCTGCCGCTGGCTGGGGCGAAAAGGACGGAACGTTTATCAACACCTCTCGCCGCGTCCAACGCACGCGAAAGGCTAGCGAGCCCGTTAGCGGCGTGGAGCCTGACTGGAAAGTCGTTTGCAACATCGCAAACCGCATGGGACTAGAGGGATTTGACTTTGCGAGCCCTGAGCAAATTTGGAACGAGCTAAGGGAGCTCATGCCTAAATTTTTCGGCGGCATAAGCTATTATAGACTAGGCAAACTAGGCGGTATCAGCTGGCCGTGCCCAGACGAGGAACACCCTGGCACGCCGGTACTTTACGCAGATCACAAGTCCATGCTGCCGGGCGGTAAATTCCGCTTTGCGCCGGTGCTTTACTTAGACGATAAAAACGAACGCGCAAAAGCAGAAGCCGAATTTAGAGCCAAGATGAATATCCCGGAGGGCTATCCGGTCGGTAGCGGCGCGCTTAGCGAAGTGCCCGACGAGGTATATCCGTGCCTATTTACGACCGGACGCAAGGTCTATCACTACCACACGGGTACTATGACTAGAGAGTGTCCGGCTCTTGAATACGGTGCGGGCATCGAGGGCGCGCTCATAGAGGTAAGTCCCGATATCGCTCGCGAGAGAGAGCTGGAGGAAGGCTGCTACGCGCTCGTGCAAAACAAACGCGGCCAGATCGCGGCCAAGCTTCGCGTAAATCCGGATCTAAAAGAAGGCACGATATTTACGACCTTCCACTATAGCGAGGCCGACGGTAACGAGCTAGCCAACGCGGGCGATCCCGATCCGCTCTCAGGCATCACGCCGCTAAAGATGACGATAGCAAACATCAGGCGTCTAAGCGAAGAGGAATTTATCAAATTCAGAGAGCAAAACGAGATGTCGATGCACTCGGCAAATCCTTATTTGTCGCCTGTTAGGGCTTAA
- the fdh3B gene encoding formate dehydrogenase FDH3 subunit beta, translating to MSEFNDNNRLKFYCDDDRCIDCNGCAVACDEAHELPLGIRRRRVITLNEGVPGKEISTSIACMHCEDAPCSLVCPVDCFYIRADGVVLHDKDICIGCGYCLYACPFGAPQFPREGVFGAKGSMDKCTMCAGGPEATNSEVEREEYGQNRISEGKVPVCAAMCSTKALLVGESAMIEKIYGDRVKARGYGFKDLKQTPTWKLAYYAGDRLKYSF from the coding sequence ATGAGCGAATTTAACGATAATAATAGACTTAAATTTTACTGCGACGACGATAGATGTATCGACTGTAACGGCTGCGCGGTAGCTTGCGACGAGGCTCACGAGCTGCCTCTTGGCATCCGCCGCCGCCGCGTCATCACGCTAAACGAGGGCGTGCCAGGTAAAGAGATATCAACCTCGATAGCCTGCATGCACTGCGAGGACGCTCCGTGCTCGCTGGTTTGCCCGGTTGATTGTTTTTACATCAGAGCCGACGGCGTCGTGCTACACGACAAAGATATCTGCATCGGCTGCGGATACTGTCTATACGCGTGTCCGTTCGGCGCGCCTCAGTTCCCGCGCGAGGGAGTGTTCGGTGCCAAAGGTTCGATGGATAAGTGCACGATGTGCGCCGGCGGTCCGGAGGCTACAAATAGCGAAGTAGAGCGCGAGGAATACGGTCAAAATAGAATTTCCGAGGGCAAAGTGCCGGTCTGTGCGGCTATGTGCTCTACAAAGGCTCTGCTAGTAGGCGAATCTGCAATGATAGAGAAAATCTACGGCGACAGAGTAAAGGCTCGCGGCTACGGCTTTAAAGACCTAAAACAAACTCCGACCTGGAAGCTTGCTTATTACGCAGGCGATAGGCTAAAATACAGCTTCTAA
- the mnmA gene encoding tRNA 2-thiouridine(34) synthase MnmA, whose protein sequence is MKIMVAMSGGVDSTMTAKFLQEAGHEVQGCYMMLHQKPGYHEENIRKVKKVGEYLGIKVHILDLQDKFNEFVYDPFVKLYKEGKTPNPCALCNKFIKLGALLDFAKANGCEKLATGHYVQVIDGFITCAKDPSKDQSYFLAQVPKEILKDVIFPLGDKFKKDIKELARSVKVLEEFATQAESSEICFVEDTYIEVLNKHYNTNLPGNVVDKDGKIIGRHQGYMHYTIGKRRGFEVFGAHEPHFVIKINADKNEIVVGTKDDLAQKVVELENVNLFIDKDKFECETKIRYRSPKLDAFVEVDKENKTAKLTLNQNALGVAQGQLCVMYDGDKVIASGFIKG, encoded by the coding sequence ATGAAAATAATGGTTGCAATGAGCGGTGGTGTAGATAGCACTATGACTGCTAAATTTCTGCAAGAAGCTGGTCATGAAGTGCAAGGTTGCTATATGATGCTGCATCAAAAGCCAGGATATCACGAAGAAAATATCAGAAAAGTGAAAAAAGTAGGCGAGTATCTTGGCATAAAGGTGCATATTTTGGATCTGCAGGATAAATTTAACGAGTTTGTCTATGATCCTTTTGTGAAGCTCTATAAAGAGGGCAAGACGCCAAATCCTTGTGCTTTGTGCAATAAATTTATAAAACTTGGTGCACTGCTTGATTTTGCAAAGGCAAATGGCTGTGAGAAGCTTGCTACTGGGCATTATGTGCAAGTTATTGATGGATTTATCACATGTGCAAAAGATCCTAGTAAGGATCAAAGCTACTTTTTAGCCCAAGTGCCAAAAGAGATACTAAAAGATGTTATTTTCCCGCTTGGGGATAAATTTAAAAAAGATATAAAAGAGCTTGCAAGAAGTGTAAAAGTGCTTGAAGAATTTGCTACGCAGGCAGAAAGTAGTGAAATTTGCTTTGTGGAAGATACTTATATCGAAGTTTTAAATAAGCATTACAATACAAATTTACCAGGAAACGTAGTTGATAAAGATGGCAAAATAATCGGCCGTCACCAAGGCTATATGCACTATACTATCGGTAAGCGCCGTGGTTTTGAAGTTTTTGGCGCCCATGAGCCACACTTTGTTATAAAGATAAATGCCGACAAAAATGAGATCGTTGTAGGAACAAAAGATGACTTGGCTCAAAAGGTAGTCGAGCTTGAAAACGTAAATTTATTTATAGATAAAGATAAATTTGAGTGCGAAACCAAGATAAGATATAGAAGCCCTAAACTTGATGCTTTTGTTGAGGTTGATAAAGAGAATAAAACAGCGAAACTAACGCTAAATCAAAATGCACTTGGTGTGGCGCAAGGCCAGCTTTGTGTTATGTATGATGGCGATAAGGTTATTGCAAGTGGATTTATAAAAGGCTAG